A section of the Dermacoccus nishinomiyaensis genome encodes:
- a CDS encoding flavin-containing monooxygenase, whose product MSTVAEVDVVVVGTGFSGIGMAVALQDAGRSFVILEKADEIGGTWRDNRYPGVACDVPSHLYSFSFELNPYWSHTYSRGDVIQDYLLAVVEKYELREHIRFDTALHAADFDESSGVWTIATHSSDGSTHTVTARALVLGVGALHLPHIPLIDGLHTFAGELIHTAAWPRDSSMFGRRVGIIGTGASAVQCIPALAEDAEHLTVFQRSAPWIMPQRNSEYSDATIDRFRRHPALMRAHRAALRRRNDLPAVAFDSQPRLLELASREARRHLANQIKDPQLREKLTPTYTMGCKRVLLSDTYYPALARADVDVVTDDVVGVTPDGVVTADGTLHEVDALVLATGFDPRGSYAHLDITGRDGRSFAEEWQNGVESYLGVTMADFPNLFMLLGPNTGLGHTSVVLMIEAQIAHVMTLLDERDRRGAHAVEVRPELVPAFTREMRERSGRSVWTQGGCTSWYLDDDGENRTLWPGGVGEYERRLTEPSAVDFLFT is encoded by the coding sequence GCGTGACAACCGTTATCCCGGTGTTGCCTGCGATGTGCCGAGCCACCTGTACTCGTTCAGCTTCGAGCTCAACCCGTACTGGTCGCACACCTATTCGCGCGGTGACGTCATCCAGGACTATCTGCTCGCCGTCGTCGAGAAGTACGAGCTGCGCGAGCACATCCGCTTCGACACGGCGCTGCACGCCGCCGACTTCGACGAGTCGAGCGGCGTGTGGACGATCGCGACGCACTCCTCGGACGGTTCGACGCACACCGTCACCGCCCGCGCACTCGTGCTCGGCGTCGGTGCGCTGCACCTGCCGCACATCCCCCTCATCGACGGGCTGCACACGTTCGCCGGCGAACTCATCCACACCGCAGCCTGGCCTCGCGACAGTTCGATGTTCGGCCGCCGCGTCGGCATCATCGGCACGGGCGCCTCGGCTGTGCAGTGCATCCCGGCGCTCGCCGAGGACGCCGAGCACCTCACCGTCTTCCAGCGCAGCGCACCGTGGATCATGCCGCAGCGCAACAGCGAGTACTCCGACGCGACGATCGACCGCTTCCGGCGTCACCCCGCGCTCATGCGGGCCCATCGGGCTGCACTGCGCCGACGCAACGACCTGCCTGCCGTCGCGTTCGACAGCCAGCCGCGGCTGCTCGAACTCGCCTCCCGCGAGGCCCGACGGCACCTGGCCAACCAGATCAAGGATCCGCAGCTGCGCGAGAAGCTGACCCCCACCTACACGATGGGGTGCAAGCGCGTCCTGCTGTCCGACACGTACTACCCTGCCCTCGCGCGCGCCGACGTCGACGTCGTGACCGACGACGTCGTGGGCGTGACGCCCGACGGCGTCGTCACCGCCGACGGAACCCTGCACGAGGTTGACGCCCTCGTGCTGGCCACCGGCTTCGACCCCCGCGGCTCGTACGCCCACCTCGACATCACCGGGCGTGACGGCCGCTCGTTCGCCGAGGAATGGCAGAACGGTGTCGAGTCCTATCTCGGCGTGACGATGGCCGACTTCCCCAACCTCTTCATGCTGCTGGGGCCCAACACGGGCCTGGGGCACACGAGCGTCGTGCTCATGATCGAAGCGCAGATCGCCCACGTCATGACGCTGCTCGACGAACGCGATCGCCGAGGCGCCCACGCCGTCGAGGTGCGCCCCGAACTCGTGCCCGCCTTCACGCGTGAGATGCGCGAACGCAGCGGTCGCTCGGTGTGGACGCAGGGCGGCTGCACCTCCTGGTACCTCGATGACGACGGCGAGAACCGCACCCTGTGGCCCGGCGGGGTCGGCGAATACGAACGGCGCCTCACCGAGCCGTCGGCCGTCGACTTCCTCTTCACCTGA